A window from Thermoflexus sp. encodes these proteins:
- the icd gene encoding isocitrate dehydrogenase (NADP(+)) has translation MFTHVRVPEDGKKIEVRNGQLVVPDHPIIGYIVGDGTGRDIMPAAMKVWNAAVQKVYGGQRKIAWVRLYAGEDAEELYGERLPEETLRAIREFVVAIKGPLTTPVGYGWRSVNVQLRQKLDLYACVRPVKWYPGVPSPLKEPHKVNMVVFRENTEDVYAGIEWEAGSPEAKRVAAYLKRTFKITLPPNTGIGVKPISEGATKRLVRKAIRYALENGRRSVTLVGKGNIMKYTEGAFIRWGYEVAREEFGDVTITEAEVAEGKPAEGKIIIKDRIADAMFQQVLLRPEEYDVIATPNLNGDYLSEALAAMVGGVGIAPGANIGDALAVFEATHGSAPKYAGLDKVNPGSLLLSGVMMFRYIGWNEAADAIEAAFTRTIQQKIVTYDLARLMEGAREVRTSEFADAVVANL, from the coding sequence ATGTTCACTCACGTGCGTGTCCCGGAAGATGGGAAGAAGATCGAGGTGCGGAACGGTCAGCTCGTGGTCCCGGATCACCCGATCATCGGCTACATCGTGGGCGATGGGACGGGGCGGGACATCATGCCGGCGGCGATGAAGGTCTGGAACGCCGCCGTGCAGAAGGTTTATGGGGGGCAGCGGAAGATCGCATGGGTCCGCCTCTATGCCGGCGAGGATGCCGAGGAGCTGTATGGGGAACGCCTCCCCGAGGAAACCCTGCGCGCGATCCGGGAGTTCGTGGTGGCCATCAAGGGTCCCCTCACCACCCCAGTCGGTTACGGCTGGCGCAGCGTCAACGTGCAGCTCCGTCAGAAACTGGATCTCTATGCCTGTGTGCGTCCGGTCAAGTGGTATCCGGGAGTCCCCTCTCCCCTGAAGGAGCCTCATAAGGTCAACATGGTGGTGTTCCGCGAGAACACCGAAGACGTTTACGCCGGGATCGAATGGGAAGCGGGCTCCCCGGAGGCCAAACGGGTGGCCGCCTATCTGAAGCGGACCTTCAAGATCACCCTGCCGCCCAACACCGGCATCGGGGTTAAACCCATCAGCGAGGGGGCCACCAAGCGGCTGGTGCGCAAGGCCATCCGCTACGCCCTGGAGAACGGCCGGCGCAGCGTCACCCTGGTCGGCAAGGGGAACATTATGAAATACACGGAGGGGGCCTTCATTCGCTGGGGCTATGAGGTAGCCCGGGAGGAGTTCGGGGATGTGACCATCACCGAGGCCGAGGTAGCGGAGGGCAAGCCGGCCGAGGGGAAGATCATCATCAAGGACCGCATCGCCGATGCGATGTTCCAACAGGTCCTGCTCCGCCCCGAGGAATACGACGTGATCGCCACCCCCAACCTCAACGGCGATTACCTCTCCGAGGCCCTGGCGGCGATGGTGGGCGGGGTGGGCATCGCGCCGGGCGCCAACATCGGGGACGCCCTGGCCGTCTTCGAGGCCACCCACGGCTCCGCGCCCAAATACGCCGGGCTGGACAAGGTGAACCCGGGCTCGCTGCTGCTCTCCGGGGTGATGATGTTCCGTTACATCGGGTGGAACGAGGCCGCCGACGCCATCGAGGCCGCCTTCACCCGGACCATCCAGCAGAAAATCGTCACTTACGACCTGGCCCGCCTGATGGAAGGCGCCCGCGAGGTCCGCACCAGCGAGTTCGCTGACGCCGTCGTGGCCAATCTCTGA
- a CDS encoding MOSC domain-containing protein, translating to MDDAIVVALFRCPGHRIPMESVSALRVEAGYGIVGDSHAREGSLRQILLMDQETLDALDLPPGAVRENITVRGLPLHALQPGEHLRVGEALLEITKPCTPCSRMEEIRPGLQEALRGRRGMLARVLESGWIRRGDLIRIESRETSP from the coding sequence ATGGACGATGCGATTGTGGTTGCATTGTTCCGATGCCCAGGCCACCGGATCCCCATGGAATCCGTTTCCGCTCTCCGCGTGGAAGCCGGCTACGGCATCGTGGGCGACTCCCATGCCCGGGAGGGATCTCTCCGTCAGATCCTGCTGATGGACCAGGAAACCCTGGACGCCCTGGATCTTCCGCCAGGAGCTGTGCGGGAGAACATCACCGTGCGGGGCCTCCCTCTTCACGCCCTTCAACCCGGAGAACACCTCCGGGTCGGCGAGGCTTTGCTGGAGATCACCAAACCCTGCACGCCATGTTCGCGTATGGAGGAGATCCGGCCCGGGCTGCAGGAGGCCCTCCGCGGCCGCCGCGGCATGCTTGCCCGAGTGCTGGAAAGCGGATGGATTCGCCGGGGCGATCTCATCCGGATCGAGTCCCGCGAAACATCCCCTTGA
- a CDS encoding redox-sensing transcriptional repressor Rex, protein MDSPGRSHPDRVPRNIPLTPLWLPKAQNSLFHKFVIYQKRQSSTEAGVGEMATVQKVPDIVVGRLPVYLRALQVMAAEGREITSSQELGERLGISSAQIRKDLSYFGTFGKQGTGYRIPDLIEHLKRILKVDRTWDMILIGAGNLGHALAQYQGFTPRGFRLVAIFDNDPEKIGRPIGPHIIRDVQELPAFVREHGIQIAMIAVPASAAQQVTDLCVEAGIRAILNYAPIHLKVPPGILVQYIDPAIHLQQMTYYLDDPA, encoded by the coding sequence ATGGATTCGCCGGGGCGATCTCATCCGGATCGAGTCCCGCGAAACATCCCCTTGACCCCCTTATGGCTTCCTAAAGCCCAAAATTCCCTTTTTCACAAATTTGTGATATATCAGAAGCGACAGAGCAGCACCGAGGCGGGGGTCGGTGAAATGGCTACCGTGCAAAAGGTTCCAGATATTGTGGTGGGGCGGCTGCCTGTGTATCTGCGGGCCCTTCAGGTGATGGCCGCCGAGGGCCGGGAGATCACCTCATCCCAGGAGCTGGGGGAACGCCTGGGGATCAGCTCGGCGCAAATCCGCAAGGACCTCTCGTATTTTGGCACCTTCGGCAAACAGGGGACCGGATATCGCATCCCGGATCTGATTGAACACCTGAAGCGCATTCTGAAAGTGGATCGAACGTGGGATATGATCCTGATCGGGGCGGGCAACCTGGGGCACGCCCTGGCCCAGTATCAGGGCTTCACCCCCCGGGGGTTCCGGCTGGTGGCGATCTTCGACAACGATCCGGAGAAGATCGGACGGCCGATCGGGCCCCACATCATTCGGGATGTGCAGGAGCTCCCTGCGTTCGTGCGGGAGCATGGCATTCAGATCGCCATGATCGCCGTTCCAGCCTCCGCTGCCCAGCAGGTGACCGATCTCTGCGTGGAGGCCGGCATCCGCGCGATCCTGAACTACGCCCCAATCCACCTGAAGGTCCCACCCGGGATCCTGGTGCAATATATTGATCCCGCTATCC